In Rosa rugosa chromosome 4, drRosRugo1.1, whole genome shotgun sequence, the genomic stretch AGCTTTCAGCACACTGTAATCTCTTTCCAACTGCTTAGTCTTCCAACGAGCTCTGCGGTTCTGGAACCAAATAGCTACTTGTCTTGGTTCCAAGCCTAATTCCGCAGCTAGTTTCACCTTCCTCTCTGGCTCTAGCTTGTTTTCAACCTCAAAGCTCATCTCCAAAGCCTTGACTTGATGTGAGCTTAAGCGCCTTTTCTTCACTAGGATTTCTTCACCGCAATCTTCTTGGTCATAAGAATCCAACATTGTCTGGAATTCCTTGCTATAACCACCATTGTTCTTTTTATTATGCTTCTCCTCCTCTGCATCAACAAAAagtgaagggaaaaaaaaaatagaccaTCAAAAGTTTAGTTTGATATTCAACACTAAAGTTTTGAATCATAAGCCCATCAATAAAATATAGAAACTTGGATATGCAAAGGTTGAAGTTGAACAAGAaggtgttattttttttcctcgtTACCTTTTGGTGGTGGGTAATTAGGGATCAAGGTACCCAGAGAATCCAGAGAATCCGATCTACTGAACCTCTTCATAATTCAGAGCTGCAAGACCCTTTATTGTATtcacttcaaagttcaaatcttTCTGTGCTTTGAACTTTAAGGACGGTTGAAAAGAAGTTTTTCTGGGTGAGATAAGCAAACATGAGcttttgaaacaaaaaaaataaccaaaatAGGAAACTTTTGTGAGACTATGGTTTCTGGAGCAGCTAGAGGTTTTCTTGCCTTTCTTTCGAAAGAAGACACTGGTTTGGAGGGGCTAGGCTGCTAGATGTTCTCCTGCTTTGGCTTTCTTTGTTCCTCAAAAACATGGGTGCCCTTCTAAGAAGCCAAAAAGTGTGAGGTATTGTATACCTCATTGACAAAACCCTTTCTCCTGGTTAATCATTATATAATCAAACTGTGGGAAAGACACAGTACCTTACAACTTTACTGTAACTAGAACTGTTTACTACATAAGCTCTGATATTTATAACTGTTCTATCTTTCtgataaaaaaggaaaaaaaaaaaaaaaacttatattaCATATAGAGAAGCTCAAATGTCAATGGTCTGATGttccttcttttttcttgtcattttaaaaaaaaaaaaatttgatgtcGAGTGATATGTAACTTAGTTACACAACTAATGAAGAATACTAATCTTTGTAATCTCATTCTTTTTCTGTTAAAATAGAAGTATAACGAAGATTCATTGATGCAGTTCCTCAGAGTGAGGTGGAAGGCAAGGACACTCTAGCTAGTGGTTAGCACTCTCGAGGGTGCCCTAGATTAGGTTATTTTTCGATTGCATTAATAAATTAGGGAGGTGTTTTGACTGTGTTCTGAGGCTTCCCTATTACTCTATTAGTGTTTGGAGACTTTATTACTTGAAGCTTAATCCCAACGTTACATTATGTGTTGAGTAGTCTAGGGTTATGCTTTATACTTTTCATTCGTGGCTCAATTCTGTCGTAGCCCGGTTGTTCGGGTGAGTCACTTTTTATAATGTTTCTTAATATTGCATCTAATGGACTGACACCctcttttcttaaaaaaaaaaaaaaaaaaaaaaaagattcactTAAAATTCCAATGCACCGAGAATTGATAATTACACATATTAAATAGAATTATAAAACCAAATACAAGGGCGATAGTATACATTTCCTAAATTTCCAGATGAATCTGCCATCCATTTCTTACACTTGTACATTTACTCCATGCAAAACGTTCCTTTTACTGTCAATTTGTGCAAGCACTGGATATGAAGGAATATCACCTCTGAGACGTTTGTCCTATGCATAGAAACTTCAGAATAATTTTTGGCCTTTCATCCCTCACGTGTTGTCAGTTTCATTCATTGTGTTCACTTGTAAAATCCATCTCTAGGTCAAAAAATTAACGCAAGCTATTATTTATGCTCCTAATTTGTTATGGCGATCCAAGTAATtacctctttgtttttttttcttaaatataTATCGAATGAAAAATTTGTGCACTGATTAGGTTAAATTGTAAATTTGTTGACAAGTTAGTATGATGGTGGTTTGGATGAGAAACTCTCGGGGAGAAGGCTATGCATCGTGGCACATTCGATTCACTGATCATGTGATATCAAATGTTTAGATTTGGGTATTTCTAAATAGTTTACATGACATGAGAGAGCATTTCATGTGcataaatttaattttttaatttaccAAATAGTGAATTAGACGTGTTACGTGAGAATATAACATTGTTGCCGCCACCTAAATTTCTCTTGTTGATATGCACATAATACTGTCATAAAAAAGTTTAATTTCATAACACTACActattttttttcctgagaTTTTAACTTTATATCACTTTCACAAAATCATAAAGTTATCATTAATCATAATTTAATTTTATAGGTCCTACCGCTTTTATCAAGTCATGTCACACCTCAACGCTTCGTGAAGATGTCTATCCTTCATGGAATAAAACAATTCTATTAAATGACGTAAACAGATTGGTTGAAATCTTTTTTAATGTGCTCTTATAGTGGTCTCCTTATATATGCAGCAAACCAACTTCACCAAGTAACCATGGATCCGATCCCCATCATACCCTTATTTAGTTCGAACGTTGATCAAAGTTTTTGTAAATTGCTGCGTTGCTCTCTCATCTATCGTTAGATTAAGCCATACACGAATACATGACTATAATCTAGTTGCATgatgtcatcaaaaaaaaaaatctagttgCATGAATCACGTGTTGAACCATATTACAGTCAAATCATCAAATCTAAAATCAATTGATATATAATAAACAGCTCCTAAGTTCCAATCTCTCCTCTcacatgattaaaaaaaaaaaaaaaagttctcaaCAAACACCACCACTTCGGGAAATTTGGTTCATCTAGAATTAGGCTTCTAATTTTGTTCCCAACTCTTCAACTCCCTTTCAATGAAATTGGGATTCATGAACAGCTTCTTCCTTGCTCATTGAAATGAAGCATGTGGTgtcatttcaaattttcaagtaCGTGGAAGCTAGGATTCCTAGAGCACCCTCAGTCATACATTTTCACTTTGCTTTTTTGATAATCTTTGAAAATAAGAACAATGCAATCTCCACACACAAGACTGAGACATGTCTCTCAATATAGAGGCTTGCAGAATTGGAGAAAACTTTGGCTTTAAGTCGGTTCTGATACGAAAGAAAGATTGCAGGGGGATGTGACCTGTGTGAAATACGTAGCAACCCTGGCATCCATCCCCATTTTATTTGGTGCTCTGTACAAGCAGATATGCCAAAACTCAAATCCCATCAAGAATATTAAGCCCCATCAGAGCTTGAAAGTTGAAAGATAAACAGTGGCTCTTTACTGATAGCTTTGTCAGGCTCTCAAGTTGAGTACTTATTTACTTCTATGATCAGTATTGTACATGCAGAAAATTTACTGTTGAACTGAACTGTCAATAGGTGAAACTAGAGGAAGAAGAGTAGTGGAGGAGAAGAGTATGTAGTGGAGCTTTTTTTACAGTTCTAGTCTTCCTACTTAGTTTTGTTCATCCCATGTAAGAACTTGCCCTTACAAAATCACTGGGTGGTGAATGCCTAAATGGTATCCAAGAGCTTAGACATGTCAATGGGTGGGATTTTGATCCAAAGCCAAATCTTGCTTGTAGGAGATGGATTTTGTTGTGAAATCTGATAATGTGAATCCTCTAAGTGGGTTACATGAATTTTGAGTATACCTAATCCGATAAAGACTATGAAAGGGCATACGAATCATCTCAAGGCATTCTAATTTTGAAATGTAGGACATTTGGTACAGGAATTAGGTAGCTGGATGGCTTCTTTTCTTTAGCCAGATTCAAAGATAGACCTCAACTTTCCTTGTAAGGACCATGGTTTCCTTGCAAGGTTGACATTCCCTACACGCCAACAAGGAAATAAGTTCCTTGTGGAGATTCTTGTCCTCAATCTTGGATTAAGGGCATAAATCCTCCTCTCTACATGTCGAATTTCTTCACGTATGTGCAGGGTTTGAAATATCTACGATATTTCCGATGATATATCTCATTTTTTTGACTGACCGATATATTTTAAGGGGTTAATATCTTATATTCTACTGTTTCTGCGGAATTTCTctgacatcgtcaaatatccctaatatattagatatttgggagatatccccgataaagtgaagaaatatttataaaatctaataaaaaaaacaaaaaatagaaaaaaaattcattaattCTCTAAATGTAAATCTGTGTAAATAGAGATCTCCTCAAGGAAAAtttaggtgaggagaaatcccctatAGATGAATCTATGTGAgtagaaaatcccctcaaggtgaaTTTAAGTGATTAGAAAATCTCCTCGAGGCGAACTTAGGTGAGgagaaaatcccctcaaggcgaatctaggtgaggagaaatacaCTAAAGGCGATTctaggtgagaagtaattccctAAATGCAAATatgtgtgaggagagatttcGTACTCTGTAGTCTGTGACTGTGTCTGTAACTCCGTATGTAGTCTGTAACTTTGTactctgtagttgaataatagaaagaagataaatgttcaattattcaaatgaggccAAGTGAATCCAGATAGTtatgatgatggtggagagggtggaagcggaacaggtggtcgaggtgaaagatatgaatatggacaatcttctgtCGGTGGAGGATTGAACCAATTTACTTTtaaggtaattttgatcataccatccaagatgaagaccacagagtgagaacagctggtcatggtgctcaagaaaAGACCCAATATgggaggactagaggtgcaactgatgatcaaaataccccatctgatgtttcttcaattgccttaagttttgactctatcagtttaggcacagagcgcagtgggatctcaaatgaatctcatgaaggcaacaattaATTTGGTTATGacgcttatggatataatcaatatggagaagtatatgatcagtcatccagtTGGATTCATCCTTATTATTCTCTTATATGGGAAGCAGTCGGCAACTCTAAAGAAATCTATAATTATCATGTgcatcactacaattcgtactatatgagtcatatgtcttggtctgattattgtaTTTTCGTAGACCAGCAAACAACTTTTCAACCACCTAAAGTCTCTTTTTGAATGCAGATGAAGTTgatattcatatatatttatatgtaattctaataaattgactatttcaaaaacgatatattttCCACTATATCTCCGATATCTCTCTTTTTTCTAAGTTCCGATAGATATAAAtataccgatatttaaaacctgCGTATGTGAATGTTAACCTTGAGGTATACTAGGGTAGTGTCTAACAATCGGCCTTTCAAACCATGCATGTAACGtgcatgaatttttttttctttttttcttttgatgaaTCAATGAGTCTTCATACTTTGGGGAAAGTTCTGCCTGAAAGGAGGCAACAACAAAGAAAACTAGAGGGAGCGGAAAATGGACCCTAAAAGGACGTCAGCAAAAGAAATAGCCGaaaatgttgaaatggaagagtAGGATATAGACAGGAAGGTATGATTTGAAAGATCAAGGGCAGTAGGGTAGGATATAAAAGTGCTTATACTCTTTTGAAATCCGTTCCCACAATGAATGACCAATTTCAACATATTTTccagggaaaaattcaccaacggtgtctggacactttggTGACTTTCAAAATGATACATGAACTCTGAATGTTATCAATGTAATACCTGAATTCATtatttcgtatcaatgtgatacctacgaccaatttccgtcatGGAACagttaaattttgcacgtgcgatgcacgtgagtaactaaataaagataaaaagaccgatttaccctcaatttttttttttcctttttattttttttttctttttcttcttcttcttcttcgatatttctttctttcttcttcttgctttctGCCTTCAGCGACCACTGGACTCCACCGCCACTGAGCAACTGGCTCCTTCTCCGCCGCTCGAACACCTCCCTCTGCCTTTGCCGACCTTCACTCCCAGCCCGCCGATCAAGCGCGCCACCAGCCTGCCGACGATGCCGACAAAGGTCCAGGTAATCAAGCGCGCCACCAGTTAGCAATCAATCCGCCCACACCTCCTCCTCCCCCGACCGCGACATCACCATGGAGTTCGCCGCGGCACTGCGGAGCCAGGTGGCAACACCAGCAGCGGCGGTGAGAACCAAGAAGACCTTGCAGAAACTCTGATTTTCATTTTCCATCACCACCCacaaccacacctccaccaaaactcgaactcaaactcaaaatccaTTAATATCAAGTTATTTAACTACAACAAAACACCAGCAAGTTTACAGAGAACCcaaccaaatccaaatccaaaaccaaatcccaatcccaatcccaatttcaatttcaatttcaatttttggaTCCTCGATTTTTGGACCTTCGTCGGCATCGTAGGCAGGCTGGTGGCGCGCTTGATCGGCGGGCTGGGAGTGAAGGTCTGCAAAGGCAGAGGGAGGTGTTCGAGCGGCGGAGGAGGAGCCAGTTGCTCAGTGGCGGTGGAGTCCAGTGGTCGCTGAAGGCagaaagcaagaagaagaaagaaagaaatatcgaagaagaagaagaagaaaaaaaaaaagaaaaaaaaaaagaaaaaaaaaaaaaggaaaaaaaaaattgagggtaaatcggtctttttatctttatttattgactcacgtgcatcgcacgtgcaaaatttaactGTTCCatgacggaaattggtcgtaggtatcacattgatacgaaataATGaatccaggtatcacattgataacattcagagttcaggtatcattttgaaagtCACCAAAGTGttcagacaccgttggtgaatttttccctattttCCATGCAAAGCCACTGTTTGAAATTcacaatgaatgaatgaatgtccAATTTCAACATATTTTCCATGAAAATTTCTTTCCGCTCCTGATTACTTCGAGTAATAGGTGTCCAGAACTAATCTCAAATTTGATCTCTTTCAACATGCAAGTTTAACTCAATCTAGAATTGGAATGAATTCTCTACCCTTATTGTGTTGTAGATATCTCCACTCTATGTCCAACAAGGTATATCAAATAATATATGAAATGTTAGTGTCcaaaagaaatataaatatGTAGATATGTATGAATGTATGTATAAATATAAAGAATGAGCAAATAATCTTTTCAGAACTAGCCGAGTAATTTGTTAACTGCATTTGATTCTGTATTGTTCTTACAAGCAGTGAAGACGAACAAAAATCGAAGGATCTCCTATTCCAAAAAGAATTGCCAACAGTCTATCTATTGCGATTTTTTTCCTTTGTGCAGCGTGTTTAGTTAATGGATAGGGACAAAATTGCCAGAGAAGATTATCCTATGGTTTCTAGTGAAACAGAATAACGGAAACAAGATCTATGCTCTCCCCTCACCTAGTCTACATTTGTTAGGTATCAACCTTTCTCGTGTTGTTGGCCCAAAAAACCGTTCTTGCATCAAAATTTGTACAAGACTACCTCAGTTGTGTGTACACTTCTAATCTGAATCTTGAGATGAAGAAAATGCAGTACAACAGGAAGAGATGTCAATTCCAGCAACCTCCATGGCATTACAGACCCATTCTGGAACATCGCCTTTAGGAAACTACAAGACAATAAGAACATGAAACATTTTAACAGTGTTTGGTAGAGATTACACCAAGTGGCTCCTTGAAAAAGAAATAAGGATAACAAAAGGACAAGACTCTGGCACAAGAACTATAATGCAAAATCTAGGCAAGCATGTGGTAAAATATAAAAATGTCCTATAAGGCTATGCTGGGATTTAATATGATAGTGCTACCCAATGTTTTCAAATGCGAAAGCGAGGCGAAGGCGATTTCCTAGAGCCCCCCCGCGAGGCGAGTGCCTCAAGGCGTAAAGGCGAAGCCTTTCCCGTAATTATTATAATAATACATtacatttataaataatatgaaTATACTTAAATAAGGTTCTAAATAAGCACTCTCATAACATTAAATTCAATAATACATAAGTTGATACTAAATTTATTCGAAAATAACAACTGCACTTCATTCTTCCAATTCATAATCATCATATCCATCCACACCCACATGAATATCATCACAATCATCAATGTCCAATGCTGCATCAGTGTGGGGAGGCAAAGTAAGGTCTTCTATCTCATGATCTTCATCCCTAAGTAATGCAGcaagttttctcattttcttcttgGATCTTACCTTACCTAGATATAAGATTTGAGATTAAAATTATTTGATATTTATGTAAATAGTAAGCAACTAAATAGCATATTTCAATCACTAGATACTTACTTGAGCTTtcatcattttttcttttaggaGAAGGTGAATAAGCAGCATGCTCGTCAAATCCTAAATCATCATCCAAGATAGGCACATCATCTAAGATCGGCTCCTCTAGTGGCTCTACATGAATAGGCACTCTAGTTGACAAACCTTGTTCATAACATTCAATTGGCACATTCCTTATAGCATCAACCTCAAATAGATCCTCTTCAAGCCAAGAAAGATCACCCGGAAGAACCGGATCTTCCACCTCCGAAATCCATTCATCATCGGAATCAATTTCTTCCACTAATATAGGATCAAGCATCTTTGCATTTCTTTTAATGTTTCGCTCTCTTAGTAAAGAGTTGTACTTCACATAAACCAATGCATTTAGCCTTTTATGCTCAAgtctatttcttttttttgtgtgaatctAAAaccaacataaaaataaaaatatatattagaaacATTCAACCTATTATATAATTGGACCACTTGATAACAATTAACTCAAATAACCTTACCGACTCAAATGTGCTCCAATTCCTCTCACATCCTGATGCACTACATGTCAGGCTAAGGACACGAATAGCAAACTTTGTCAAATCAGGCGTTTCCTCTCCAAAACGCTCCCACCAACTTGCTGAAACAGGGGAAAAAAACAGATTGTTATTTTTGTCAAATAATTCATTTATAAACATTTAAACTATAAAGAATAACATATTAGCTAGGGATTACCTGGACTCCTTATCTTTCTAGAATGTACTGCAAGCCTAGTTCCAAACTCTCCCATGCCTTTGTCAAACATCTCTAATTGGATATCAGCTTTTAAGCGCTCATCAAACGACATCATCCGATCCATGCATTCATGCAATCCCTTCTTCACTTCCAAAACATTTGAGAAGTTCTCTTCATAATGAAACTGAGGGTTCAGATAGTATCCAGCAGCGTGTAAAGGTTGATGGAGTTGGGGAGTCCACCTTGCATCAATTTTATTCCAAATTGGCTGATAATGTCTTGGGTTCCTCTTCAAACTAAATGCAATTTTCTCTTTGGCAGCATCCATTAATTCATATATGTAGCCCATAGCAGGTCTTAGCTCAGAATCAACCTCCCTCAATACACACACTAATGGCAACACACCCTTAACACAAAATGCAACATCACTCCAAAAATTGGATTGAAAAAGAACAATTGCACGAACCTGTATAGCTTCATGGCTTTTGACAAAAGGGCCCTCAATCCACTTCTTGCTGTTAAACATCATCTATAGAGGCTGCTTCTGCTTATAGATACTTTGAAGGGTGAGAAAGGAAgttgcaaaacgagtgatggCCGGACGAATAATCTCCTTATTGCTTGTGAATTCCCTCATGAGAGAAAGAACCCATGTGTGACCATAGATAAACTTGACCACTTGCTTAGCACTTTTAATTGTTTTCTCATACACCGTTATTTTGCTAATATCTTCAAGCATAAGATCAATACAATGAGCTGCACATGGAGTCCACCACAACCTTTCTCTTCTTCCCTAAGGATCCAAGTCCTTAATTCATGCATAGAAGGGGGCTTGAACCCTACACCATACTTAGCTATTCCCTCTACCATAGCTAACCAAAACGGATCATTAACTGTATTGAAAGGAAGCACTCTAGAAAACATAAAACGCCCAACCATCCGACAAACCTCTTTCCTTAATTCTTTTTTGTAAGCCTCATTCAATACGGTTTGCCTAGGCTCCGAAGACACAAATCTATCAAGTGGTCCTTTAGTTTTTGGTTGAACTGTAGTACTACTTAGGTTACTCCCACATTCTTCACTTAATGGAGAATCAAAACTATTACTTCCTCCACCAATTCCTGCCCCAATCTCACGCAACATAATACTTCTCTTATTTTTATCATCTTTAAATACTTTTAAAAGTAATTCGTACTCTTTCTTCACATCTGCAGGGACTTTATTACATGCTTTCATACAACCCCCAACACCTGCTAAATGATGCTTGAGTCTAGATATAGTGCCACTGCATACTTGATTACAAAATACACATCTAAAGTATCTCTCCCCTTCCACTTTTTTTGTGTACTTCCATGCTTTGTCTCTTCCATCTTCCCCCTTCTCACTCATGGCTGATCTAATATCGCAAGCAAAGGAACACACCAACAACGACCAAGACTTGaatatgaaaaaaagaaaaaaaaaataaagaatcaaGCTAAACAAAATTGAGATGGAACCAAGACCATCGGTTCCTCAATCAAACCAAcacttgaagaagaaaaaagaaaagagaagtgaGATTGcaatttttacctcttctttCCACTCTTCCTTGGCTAGTTGGCTGCGCTGCGTTCTGCACTTCTGCTTTCCATCGGTCTTGATCTGTTTTGTGAGTAAAAAGAGAGTAAGAGACCTAAAAGAGAGTAAGAGACCTAGAAGAAAAGAAACGGTGCCGTATgggacttaaaaaaaaaaaaaaaaaaaaaaaaaaaaaaaaaaagtcaaaacgacggcgtcttcttcttcatcgccTTCCTGCTGAGGCGCCGCCTCTGCACAAATCACCGCTCCGTCGCCTAGGCGACGCTTTTCCAGCAGCACGCCTCATTTGGCTCCGGCGAGGCAATTTCCGGTCGCCCCACACCGGAGCGCGCCCCGGGCGCGCCTCGGCAACGCCTTTGAAAACATTGGTGCTACCAATAGCCGGGACCGTATTATTCTAAAGACTAGAAGGGTACTGATTCTCAAGATGGTTCACACGACATATAAGGTTTTACATTCCCTTTATAGTCCTTCATATGAATATTGATTTGATTGAAAAGTAGGGTTGGACATAAATTTATTTAACTGTAGTAAGCTTGGCAACTTATGGTAGATACTTCACTAATTTAAGGTAGAAAACAAGACATAGTAGGGTAGAAAACAAGACATAGTAGAAAACAAGAGTCCAAGAGTCTTCAAAATTGTTCCTAATATGGAGTTTTCCAACTATTCTTTTGAAATCTTTCATGAGAatattggtttttgtttatgGTGCACTTTAGATATATAATCATTTAAACTTCAGTCTGCCCAAATTTCACAGGTTAAACATAACCAAGtagtcacacacacacacacacacacacacacatatatatatatatatagagagagagagagagaggcataaAGGCCAGTTCTGAAGGAAATACCATTGTTTGCAGAAAGTTGCATACAAACCTACAAAAAGATAATCAGTACCTGTGAGAAGTCCAGTTGAAAAAGCATACTCAACAGAAGAAAGTCCATCAGTGATCTACAATAAGATGTATTAAACTTCTAAATTGCAGACAGAAcaggatctttttttttttctttttttttttctttcctcatAGTGTCATGCAGAAAATAATGGATTTCTAATTTTCTATAGTACAACAGATAAGGGACTAAGGTTAAAACAGTAAAGCACCAAACATACTCTGGAAATGTTCCTTGGATTATTGACGAGTGTAGATCTCTACTTAGCTGCATTAGGacaaaaataacaaaagaaagaaagaggttTGGTTATGTACAGGAATACAACTATAGCACCAATATAGTAAAaacctaaataaataaacaaaacagtATATCCAAACCTTTAGCATGTAATACAGATTGTGATATGACAGAAGCTGAGATCCCATAGCATCTTTTGTAACTAGGCAATGAATGTAAGCTCTAGTATAATTCTTGCATACCTACAGTTGAAGAAATAGGATGAAGCAGTTATACATGCATCAATATGCACTAATATTTCAAGTCAGTGCTAGTCAATTTATACTAACCATACAAGCACATGTAGGATCGATAGGGCGGGTATCATTAGCCATAGCTTTGTGCTTCAGCTTCAGCACTCCCTGCAAAAGGCATTTAAGCATCACAAGACTTATGCATCCACATGTAAACAAAAAATTGGGGTGCTTTTGCATTTGTATGAGATACCATATAAAGGAACACAATAAAAGAACGTTTGGATTGGCTATCCATATGCATATATGATGCCACAGTTGTAATAAGCTAAAATATAGAACTATGTCCAGTCTCCTAGATGTAATGGTTCCTGATTAGCTAATTATTTTAACTACTCACTCGAGTAGAAGTGCATACCTAAGTACATACATATTCCTGATTAATTACTTATGTTAACTAGTTACTAGAGTTGAACTGCATACCTACATACATACATGCATTAATTAATGAAGATGTTAAGGTGTTGATCACATTTTAGAAGTTACTACCTCAGGTATAAGAGCTGTGCCAAAGCGAGCAGTACGTGTTGGATAAACACAGTCATACATGTCAGCACCTAAAGCACTGCAAACTACAATGTCCAATGGATAACCAACGCCCTGAAAAGAAGTGCAAGAAACTATCATGACTTGGGCAAAATAAAAAGAAGTAACAACTCTTTAAGAACATCAATTGAAATGACAAGTCACTAGCACCATAACATATCGCGGCTTGTCCTCAGGCAGTGCAGCAGTGCACTGAGTAACAACGCGCCAAAATGAATCTTTACTTTCGCCACCCGCAAGACCGCCTATGGCATAGCTGCAATACAAGTAAAATATCAAGTTTGCATGATCAGTAACAAGACCACTTATGTAAAACAGAAGTGCATGCAGTGTTACGTCGTGAATTATGACAATACAAAAGGCAATTTAACTGACAACTGGATTTAGGATAGACAGCAGTATAGAAATGCATGTTACAGATTGATAACACATTAACTGCAGACGAGATCGAAGAAAAAATCGTAAAAACAACTTTCGATTTTCCAATTGAaagtgataaagtaatctggggttcacatccaaaaccaattggcaatggatggagtggcccaaacccttataaactcataggcaaggtcccatttttcccatgtgggatgtatatattctcaacacgcccccgcacgtgtggcgaattttcaagccatacacgtggacaacttttgggtgacgtggagcccgtgtggccgttaggcatgcacacgtgggtaacccgctctgataccatgataaagtaatctggggttcacatccaa encodes the following:
- the LOC133743660 gene encoding uncharacterized protein LOC133743660 isoform X2 → MALRFEVLGRFNRARAAQLTLPHFVCQTPLFMPVGTQGTIKGLATDQLEEIGCQIILGNTYHLALRPTSELIDEMGGLHKFMNWPRALLTDSGGFQMVSLLHLADITEKGVTFQSPVDGKPMLLTPEESIQIQNRIGADIIMALDDVVKTTITGPRIEEAMYRTLRWIDRCIAAHTRPSEQNLFGIVQGGLDPVLRDICVRGLVERNLPGYAIGGLAGGESKDSFWRVVTQCTAALPEDKPRYVMGVGYPLDIVVCSALGADMYDCVYPTRTARFGTALIPEGVLKLKHKAMANDTRPIDPTCACMVCKNYTRAYIHCLVTKDAMGSQLLSYHNLYYMLKLSRDLHSSIIQGTFPEFVCNFLQTMIKTDGKQKCRTQRSQLAKEEWKEEIHTKKRNRLEHKRLNALVYVKYNSLLRERNIKRNAKMLDPILVEEIDSDDEWISEVEDPVLPGDLSWLEEDLFEVDAIRNVPIECYEQGLSTRVPIHVEPLEEPILDDVPILDDDLGFDEHAAYSPSPKRKNDESSIS
- the LOC133743660 gene encoding uncharacterized protein LOC133743660 isoform X3; the protein is MMFNSKKWIEGPFVKSHEAIQVRAIVLFQSNFWSDVAFCVKGVLPLVCVLREVDSELRPAMGYIYELMDAAKEKIAFSLKRNPRHYQPIWNKIDARWTPQLHQPLHAAGYYLNPQFHYEENFSNVLEVKKGLHECMDRMMSFDERLKADIQLEMFDKGMGEFGTRLAVHSRKIRSPASWWERFGEETPDLTKFAIRVLSLTCSASGCERNWSTFESIHTKKRNRLEHKRLNALVYVKYNSLLRERNIKRNAKMLDPILVEEIDSDDEWISEVEDPVLPGDLSWLEEDLFEVDAIRNVPIECYEQGLSTRVPIHVEPLEEPILDDVPILDDDLGFDEHAAYSPSPKRKNDESSSKVRSKKKMRKLAALLRDEDHEIEDLTLPPHTDAALDIDDCDDIHVGVDGYDDYELEE
- the LOC133743660 gene encoding uncharacterized protein LOC133743660 isoform X6; the encoded protein is MGYIYELMDAAKEKIAFSLKRNPRHYQPIWNKIDARWTPQLHQPLHAAGYYLNPQFHYEENFSNVLEVKKGLHECMDRMMSFDERLKADIQLEMFDKGMGEFGTRLAVHSRKIRSPASWWERFGEETPDLTKFAIRVLSLTCSASGCERNWSTFESIHTKKRNRLEHKRLNALVYVKYNSLLRERNIKRNAKMLDPILVEEIDSDDEWISEVEDPVLPGDLSWLEEDLFEVDAIRNVPIECYEQGLSTRVPIHVEPLEEPILDDVPILDDDLGFDEHAAYSPSPKRKNDESSSKVRSKKKMRKLAALLRDEDHEIEDLTLPPHTDAALDIDDCDDIHVGVDGYDDYELEE
- the LOC133743660 gene encoding uncharacterized protein LOC133743660 isoform X1, producing MALRFEVLGRFNRARAAQLTLPHFVCQTPLFMPVGTQGTIKGLATDQLEEIGCQIILGNTYHLALRPTSELIDEMGGLHKFMNWPRALLTDSGGFQMVSLLHLADITEKGVTFQSPVDGKPMLLTPEESIQIQNRIGADIIMALDDVVKTTITGPRIEEAMYRTLRWIDRCIAAHTRPSEQNLFGIVQGGLDPVLRDICVRGLVERNLPGYAIGGLAGGESKDSFWRVVTQCTAALPEDKPRYVMGVGYPLDIVVCSALGADMYDCVYPTRTARFGTALIPEGVLKLKHKAMANDTRPIDPTCACMVCKNYTRAYIHCLVTKDAMGSQLLSYHNLYYMLKLSRDLHSSIIQGTFPEFVCNFLQTMIKTDGKQKCRTQRSQLAKEEWKEEIHTKKRNRLEHKRLNALVYVKYNSLLRERNIKRNAKMLDPILVEEIDSDDEWISEVEDPVLPGDLSWLEEDLFEVDAIRNVPIECYEQGLSTRVPIHVEPLEEPILDDVPILDDDLGFDEHAAYSPSPKRKNDESSSKVRSKKKMRKLAALLRDEDHEIEDLTLPPHTDAALDIDDCDDIHVGVDGYDDYELEE